In the Purpureocillium takamizusanense chromosome 5, complete sequence genome, one interval contains:
- a CDS encoding uncharacterized protein (COG:S~EggNog:ENOG503PDT9), producing MAMNNKNWNDRADKDLFFTILSVKNIGVISGAEWTTIGNHMRTLGYGFTNEGCRQHFQGLRRAQNKAEANGAVPETTRRVDPTLNPITRRPGPGRGRPRKHQQEQEQEQEQHKDTDQNSQQGTPQDQPQVPFPGAQYYGHIPDQVSSEGAQAAPEHHGQSPALNAGGDTAPPEPVTAAGIESSVPAPATAAVHADDLPVTHEEEPDADVDADGAESAGHLDATEHTVQDVDEHPAKRQKLDIPEPEPEPEPEHDSALDDEAVLALAVHNGAGPGDQYGSEFDNYGEA from the exons atggccatgaaTAACAAGAACTGGAACGACCGCGCAGACAAGGACCTATTCTTTACCATTTTGTCAGTAAAGAACATTGGCGTCATCAGCGGCGCGGAATGGACCACCATCGGGAACCACATGCGCACGCTTGGCTATGGCTTCACCAATGAGGGCTGTCG GCAACACTTTCAAGGGCTGAGACGCGCTCAgaacaaggccgaggccaacggTGCCGTTCCCGAGACTACCCGGAGAGTCGATCCAACGCTGAACCCCATAACCAGGCGGCCCGGCCCaggacgcggccggcctcggaaacaccagcaggagcaggagcaggagcaggagcagcacaAGGACACGGACCAGAACTCACAGCAGGGCACGCCGCAAGACCAGCCGCAAGTCCCTTTCCCGGGGGCACAGTACTACGGCCACATCCCAGATCAAGTCTCCAGTGAAGGAGCTCAAGCCGCGCCAGAACATCATGGACAGTCGCCAGCTTTGAATGCTGGCGGTGACACGGCACCGCCTGAACCGGTAACGGCCGCTGGGATTGAGTCCTCAGTCCCTGCTCCAGCGACTGCCGCAGTCCATGCAGATGACTTGCCTGTGACCCATGAGGAAGAGCCTGACGCTGATGTAGACGCCGATGGCGCGGAGAGCGCCGGGCATCTGGACGCCACAGAGCACACGGTGcaggacgtcgacgagcatcCCGCCAAACGCCAAAAGCTGGATATCCCTGAGCCGGAACCGGAACCGGAACCAGAGCACGATTCAGcgctcgatgacgaggcggtgCTCGCGCTTGCCGTCCACAACGGTGCCGGTCCAGGCGACCAATACGGCTCAGA GTTCGACAACTACGGCGAAGCCTAG
- a CDS encoding uncharacterized protein (EggNog:ENOG503PH9I) translates to MPPKKVAVSADGGDAAPNGLTDNELRFIKALFDNMTQKPDANWDQVAGDLGLKDAKCAKERFRQMSVRHGWRDGTTPAPSPRKLKGGAATGSAGDAKVKKTRSPRKKATAPPVKKEEEEEHDDVEENEDKDEVKLEVKDEVMKDLEASDSGN, encoded by the coding sequence ATGCCTCCCAAGAAGGtcgccgtcagcgccgacggaggcgacgccgcccccaacGGCCTCACCGACAACGAGCTCCGCTTCATCAAGGCCCTGTTCGACAACATGACCCAGAAGCCCGACGCCAACTGGGACCAGGTCGCCGGAGACCTGGGCCTCAAGGACGCAAAGTGCGCCAAGGAGCGCTTCCGCCAGATGTCTGTCCGCCACGGCTGGCGCGACggcacgacgcccgcgccctcgcctcgcaagctcaagggcggcgcggcgaccgGATCGGCCGGCGATGCAAAGGTCAAGAAGACGCGCTCTCCCCGCAAGAAGGCCACCGCTCCTCCcgtcaagaaggaggaggaggaggagcatgacgacgtcgaagaAAACGAAGATAAAGACGAGGTCAAACTTGAGGTGAAAGACGAGGTCATGAAAGACTTGGAGGCTTCTGATAGCGGCAACTGA
- the UFD1 gene encoding ubiquitin fusion degradation protein (EggNog:ENOG503NUZU~COG:O~BUSCO:EOG09263WLB): protein MYSPFGGGFDPGNPEHMYNMARHGRRPIVQRFDEYYRCYPVIMAPGTERPDLNYGSKIILPPSALDKVSKLHVQWPLLMELINGAKGKHSHAGVLEFIAEEGRAYIPQWMMETLGMEVGDMIQVRTTSLELAKLVKLQPQSVNFLEISDPRAVLERAFRSFAALTKGDVFNFEYNDEVYEMAVLDVKPETDKMGVCMIETDVSVDFAPPVGYVEPEKKSGTSTPQSGGAGIAAGGVVHSQGTMAQAINYNSIAPSVTSAATNFLGEGQRLAKKGSKNSTPKPATPVPVDPAAVPRRRTGAPAPLRLPPNKLFFGYEFKQVRTDEEKQLDKENSEKPHFAGQGQSLRGTVKRKGESDEKSKAPDKKGPSEGHRLDGRRPK, encoded by the exons ATG TATTCGCCGTTCGGTGGGGGCTTCGACCCTGGCAATCCGGAACACATGTACAACATGGCCCGCCATGGGCGTCGACCGATCGTCCAACGCTTCGATGAGTATTACCGATGCTACCCAGTCATCATGGCCCCAGGTACCGAGCGGCCGGATCTCAACTACGGCTCCAAGATCAtcctgccgccgtctgctTTGGACAAAGTCTCCAAGCTTCATGTCCAGTGGCCACTTCTGATGGAACTCATCAACGGAGCCAAGGGCAAGCACTCACATGCGGGTGTCCTCGAGTtcatcgccgaggagggtCGAGCATATATTCCTCAATGG ATGATGGAGACACTTGGGATGGAGGTTGGCGACATGATTCAAGTCCGAACCACGTCCCTGGAGCTAGCCAAGCTGGTCAAACTTCAGCCTCAGTCCGTCAACTTCCTTGAGATAAGCGACCCCAGGGCCGTGCTTGAGAGGGCTTTTAGGAGTTTTGCCGCTCTCACCAAGGGGGACGTCTTCAACTTCGAGTACAATGACGAGGTGTACGAAATGGCCGTCCTGGATGTCAAGCCAGAAACGGACAAGATGGGCGTCTGCATGATCGAGACAGACGTCTCGGTCGACTTTGCCCCACCGGTGGGCTATGTCGAACCCGAGAAGAAGAGCGGCACCAGCACACCGCAAAGCGGAGGGGCAGGCATCGCTGCCGGAGGCGTCGTACACAGTCAAGGCACCATGGCGCAGGCGATCAACTATAACTCCATCGCACCGTCAGtcaccagcgccgcgaccaACTTCTTGGGCGAAGGACAGCGGCTTGCGAAGAAGGGCAGCAAGAATTCGACGCCAAAGCCAGCCACGCCAGTCCCTGTCGACCCTGCAGCTGTACCGAGGCGACGGACTGGCGCCCCGGCTCCcctccgcctgccgccgaaCAAACTCTTCTTTGGCTACGAGTTCAAGCAAGTAAGAACGGATGAGGAGAAGCAGTTGGACAAGGAGAATTCCGAGAAGCCACATTTCGCCGGCCAAGGGCAGAGCTTGCGCGGTACAGTAAAGCGCAAGGGAGAATCTGACGAAAAGTCAAAGGCTCCGGATAAGAAGGGGCCGAGCGAGGGCCACAGGCTTGATGGGAGGCGCCCGAAATGA
- a CDS encoding uncharacterized protein (EggNog:ENOG503PI43), with protein sequence MAAGEKKWDAAAERDLCVAIIMGNQEGRTNYNWPKVHAFLTKLGYKFTKDAISQHFTKVVMKDFKVRHGEDPVKSGPSTPNKKSATPRRATPAAGTAAASGTPSKRKTPPTKAAAAKSVELASPGNDEKSSDSEPLAKKQKKQKVLKAEAVEEEAAEASPATKKETSRAARARSQTLAPGFDAFEAWLKSTGS encoded by the exons atggccgccggaGAGAAGAAGtgggacgccgccgcggagcgcGACCTCtgcgtcgccatcatcatgggcaACCAGGAGGGCCGCACCAACTACAACTGGCCCAAGGTACACGCCTTCCTCACCAAGCTCGGCTACAAGTTCACCAAGGATGCCATCTC GCAGCACTTCACCAAGGTCGTCATGAAGGACTTCAAGgtccgccacggcgaggaTCCCGTCAAGTCCGGCCCCTCGACCCCCAACAAGAAATCCGCAACCCCTCgtcgcgccacgcccgccgccggtacagcagcagcatcaggcACGCCCTCCAAGCGCAAGACCCCGCCCAccaaggcggcagcggccaagTCAGTCGAGCTCGCCTCCCCCGGAAACGACGAAAAATCGAGCGACAGCGAGCCTCTCgccaagaagcagaagaagcagaaggtACTCAAGGCCGAAGCCGTtgaggaagaggccgccgaggcctcccccgccaccaAGAAGGAGACGTCTAGGGCTGCTCGTGCTCGCAG CCAGACGCTGGCCCCCGGATTCGACGCTTTCGAGGCTTGGCTGAAGAGCACTGGTAGCTGA
- a CDS encoding uncharacterized protein (EggNog:ENOG503P98X) has product MADEQASTPKKEPTTAEAMFFFAIVKHTKNKADIDWSAVAEEQNFKNAEVAKVRFGQIKRKLGISTTDSPASAGGATTSTRATPKKATTPKKAATPKKTAGPATPSKVLKNTGRTGAKGRGGARASAVKKEEPNKDATDAAKDDDDDATVVGGKPAAVKSETYEGTPSQFEEELKSIMRSREAAAAEAEDETEDPF; this is encoded by the exons atggccgacgaaCAGGCTTCCACTCCCAAGAAGgagcccaccaccgccgaggccatgtttttcttcgccatcgtcaagcACACCAAGAACAAGGCCGACATTGACTggtccgccgtcgccgaggaacAGAACTTCAAGAACGCCGAAGTGGCCAAG GTGCGCTTCGGCCAGATCAAGCGCAAGCTTGGCATCTCGACCACcgactcgcccgccagcgccggtgGCGCAACTACCTCTACCCGCGCGACCCCCAAGAAGGCAACCACCCCCAAGAAGGCCGCCACcccgaagaagacggccggcccagcCACCCCGAGCAAGGTGCTGAAGAACACCGGCCGCACCGGCGCCAagggtcgcggcggcgcccgcgcttCGGCCGTCAAGAAGGAAGAGCCCAACAAGGACGCGACCGACGCCGCTaaggacgacgatgatgatgcgaccgtcgtgggcggcaagcccgccgccgtcaagtcCGAGACTTACGAGGGCACCCCGTCCCAGTTtgaggaggagctcaagtCCATCATGCGCagccgcgaggccgccgccgccgaggctgaGGATGAGACTGAGGATCCCTTCTAA
- the UFD1 gene encoding ubiquitin fusion degradation protein, variant 2 (EggNog:ENOG503NUZU~COG:O~BUSCO:EOG09263WLB) yields MYNMARHGRRPIVQRFDEYYRCYPVIMAPGTERPDLNYGSKIILPPSALDKVSKLHVQWPLLMELINGAKGKHSHAGVLEFIAEEGRAYIPQWMMETLGMEVGDMIQVRTTSLELAKLVKLQPQSVNFLEISDPRAVLERAFRSFAALTKGDVFNFEYNDEVYEMAVLDVKPETDKMGVCMIETDVSVDFAPPVGYVEPEKKSGTSTPQSGGAGIAAGGVVHSQGTMAQAINYNSIAPSVTSAATNFLGEGQRLAKKGSKNSTPKPATPVPVDPAAVPRRRTGAPAPLRLPPNKLFFGYEFKQVRTDEEKQLDKENSEKPHFAGQGQSLRGTVKRKGESDEKSKAPDKKGPSEGHRLDGRRPK; encoded by the exons ATGTACAACATGGCCCGCCATGGGCGTCGACCGATCGTCCAACGCTTCGATGAGTATTACCGATGCTACCCAGTCATCATGGCCCCAGGTACCGAGCGGCCGGATCTCAACTACGGCTCCAAGATCAtcctgccgccgtctgctTTGGACAAAGTCTCCAAGCTTCATGTCCAGTGGCCACTTCTGATGGAACTCATCAACGGAGCCAAGGGCAAGCACTCACATGCGGGTGTCCTCGAGTtcatcgccgaggagggtCGAGCATATATTCCTCAATGG ATGATGGAGACACTTGGGATGGAGGTTGGCGACATGATTCAAGTCCGAACCACGTCCCTGGAGCTAGCCAAGCTGGTCAAACTTCAGCCTCAGTCCGTCAACTTCCTTGAGATAAGCGACCCCAGGGCCGTGCTTGAGAGGGCTTTTAGGAGTTTTGCCGCTCTCACCAAGGGGGACGTCTTCAACTTCGAGTACAATGACGAGGTGTACGAAATGGCCGTCCTGGATGTCAAGCCAGAAACGGACAAGATGGGCGTCTGCATGATCGAGACAGACGTCTCGGTCGACTTTGCCCCACCGGTGGGCTATGTCGAACCCGAGAAGAAGAGCGGCACCAGCACACCGCAAAGCGGAGGGGCAGGCATCGCTGCCGGAGGCGTCGTACACAGTCAAGGCACCATGGCGCAGGCGATCAACTATAACTCCATCGCACCGTCAGtcaccagcgccgcgaccaACTTCTTGGGCGAAGGACAGCGGCTTGCGAAGAAGGGCAGCAAGAATTCGACGCCAAAGCCAGCCACGCCAGTCCCTGTCGACCCTGCAGCTGTACCGAGGCGACGGACTGGCGCCCCGGCTCCcctccgcctgccgccgaaCAAACTCTTCTTTGGCTACGAGTTCAAGCAAGTAAGAACGGATGAGGAGAAGCAGTTGGACAAGGAGAATTCCGAGAAGCCACATTTCGCCGGCCAAGGGCAGAGCTTGCGCGGTACAGTAAAGCGCAAGGGAGAATCTGACGAAAAGTCAAAGGCTCCGGATAAGAAGGGGCCGAGCGAGGGCCACAGGCTTGATGGGAGGCGCCCGAAATGA
- a CDS encoding uncharacterized protein (EggNog:ENOG503P7DU), producing MSPNSDNAMARFLFAILKQKNLKDIDWNEVAQDPVLLQPITNGHAARMRYSRFRATVTGHEPQKRSRHGEKGKIAKPKKDTQVKKEPIIKSESLASQSPLAQFSPASMVSPYLGDTLGDFSKARFLTPSSDDLGQAMLVHPAAVENGASNPPSVFTPSTDASPDFPLFDTFEPVYDMTGYGAEPGDFQTQDVSDIGATQSLIDCSQDWSDRFHDPKLF from the exons ATGTCTCCCAACAGTGACAACGCCATGGCCCGCTTCCTCTTCGCTATCCTGAAGCAAAAGAACCTCAAGGAC ATTGATTGGAACGAAGTCGCTCAAGATCCGGTTCTGCTGCAGCCCATTACGAACGGGCATGCTGCCAGGATGCGATACTCCCGCTTTCGTGCCACCGTCACTGGCCACGAGCCGCAGAAGAGGAGCCGCCACGGCGAAAAGGGGAAGATagccaagcccaagaaggaCACACAGGTGAAGAAGGAGCCGATTATAAAGTCGGAATCGCTCGCCAGCCAGTCTCCGCTTGCACAG TTTTCGCCCGCTTCGATGGTCTCGCCATACCTGGGCGATACCTTGGGCGACTTCAGCAAAGCGCGGTTCCTGACTCCTAGCAGTGATGACTTGGGTCAGGCGATGTTGGTTCATCCCGCTGCCGTCGAGAATGGTGCCAGCAACCCCCCATCCGTCTTCACGCCCAGTACAGACGCAAGCCCCGATTTCCCTCTCTTCGACACCTTCGAGCCGGTCTATGACATGACCGGCTACGGTGCCGAGCCCGGCGACTTCCAAACCCAGGACGTCTCTGACATTGGCGCGACTCAGTCCCTCATCGACTGTAGCCAGGACTGGAGCGATCGCTTCCACGACCCAAAACTCTTTTGA
- a CDS encoding uncharacterized protein (COG:S~EggNog:ENOG503P4T5), with protein MITEKTLTILQYNVRKSKDTVMATLLRDPRIREYDVLAIQEPWRNPFSATTHQPAKELFHLCYPSTEEGETARVCFFVNKRIDHSTWHFHEVNKDLCTLVLETQQDETNKIVIHNIYNPTRVQGDRRSILPQLKAELEARNTEEQVIVGDFNLHHECWGGSDIQRPDVESQELLEIMDEFSLTSHLPAGTITYEEAERRSTIDLSLTTVGLVDRLIKCEIDQGISHDSDHLPIITALDLTVVPLQPRTRMIWKAVDEATFTKTLRRRLPPLRRPRTKTALDAYVDEITTSLLAAIDESVPRSHPSNKSKAGWDEECKTILAETKRLRRIYSRYHDEASWEAYRIARNEKKRVISKALRKAHRERVEQAAESPESLWRIAKWARTRQSQTPTVTPALTDPTTAATAITPNEKADLLRKALFPKPPEASLEDIDNAAYDSQILLPKISEQEVDDAIRTAASFKAPGPDGIVNRALQIAAPWIRTHLTRIYNQSLALGYCPQHFRNSTTVVLRKPGKDNYTVPKAYRPIALLNTIGKIMDAIIATRLSYLAETYQLLPATHMGGRKLRSTEHALHFVIDKIYEAWNQRGKVASLLLLDVSGAFDNVSHKRLLHNLRKRRVDERTVRWIASFLRERQTELCIDGFRSEPYILTTGEPQGSPLSPILYLFYNADLLDRCNQAENTAATGFIDDVAILAWADTTEETCEMLQTALQRADDWASSHASIFAPDKFQLTHFTRATSRIDTSKPVQTRWGEIRPKPTCKYLGLTMDASLRWKQHVDEIERKVSNTIAALTSLGNSAWGVKTRDMRVIYRGVAVPQMMYACSAWSNAGWGGKGYTNRTIKKLQSLQGRAARAISGAYKATSLPALDVEMHLLPVEEQIWKHNVEALGRTNTGVCRVADTMQTCRRKATPREAISHGIQARHGPDMDKQERIEPFVTPPWWQGLRVYIEDTAEKARKIHLHLMRRETAALHIYTDGSGINGKIGAAAVCPTTQQTRSSYMGDEETSTVYAGELQGISLALQIAQQDRTAGYRRSKVLIYTDNQAAIRSSAKPKGKSGSYLLKRIATQTIALREQGLPVEIRWIPAHSGVQGNEDADKAAKEATGWRERGPAGPRAEMPADIYSLHSTLKTWAHKEAKRTWAAKWAAEERGRTSYRYTPKPTKKVLQLHDGLSKRQSALLVQMRTEKIGLNDFLFNRRVPDATDASCPCWEGRQTVSHVLLRCRKYRQLRHQELGHLPGRHDLRDILNERKAAAKAIKFMELTEILGQFRIASQTRQS; from the coding sequence ATGATCACAGAAAAGACACTCACAATACTGCAGTATAACGTAAGAAAGTCCAAGGACACggtcatggcgacgctgctgagAGACCCACGGATACGGGAGTACGACGTTCTGGCCATTCAGGAGCCATGGAGGAACCCATTTAGCGCGACGACACACCagccggccaaggagcttTTCCACCTATGCTACCCATCTACCGAGGAAGGGGAGACGGCAAGAGTGTGTTTCTTCGTGAACAAACGCATCGACCACTCCACTTGGCACTTCCACGAAGTCAACAAGGATCTCTGCACTCTCGTACTAGAGACGCAGCAGGACGAAACCAACAAAATTGTCATCCACAATATATACAACCCCACCAGAGTTCAAGGAGATAGACGAAGCATACTACCTCAGCTCAAAGCCGAGCTTGAAGCAAGAAACACAGAAGAGCAGGTCATAGTGGGCGACTTCAACCTACACCACGAATGCTGGGGTGGAAGTGATATACAGAGACCAGATGTAGAGTCTCAGGAGCTGCTCGAAATTATGGATGAGTTCAGTCTGACCAGCCACCTACCCGCCGGCACAATCACATATGAGGAAGCCGAACGCCGCTCGACTATCGACCTCAGCCTCACGACAGTGGGGTTGGTCGATAGACTGATCAAGTGCGAGATAGACCAGGGGATTAGCCACGACTCGGATCATctgcccatcatcacggcGCTAGATCTGACCGTCGTTCCGCTGCAGCCCAGGACGAGAATGATTTGGAAGGCAGTCGACGAGGCAACGTTTACGAAAacgctgcggcgacggctgccaCCACTACGAAGACCGCGAACAAAGACCGCACTGGACGCATACGTCGACGAAATTACCACTTCATTGCTTGCTGCAATTGATGAAAGTGTACCGCGAAGCCACCCAAGTAATAAGTCAAAAGCAGGCTGGGACGAAGAATGCAAGACCATTCTCGCAGAAACCAAGCGACTACGCCGTATATACAGCCGCTACCACGACGAAGCAAGCTGGGAGGCATACCGAATTGCGAGGAACGAAAAGAAGAGAGTCATCAGCAAGGCGTTGCGCAAGGCACACAGAGAAAGAGTAGAGCAGGCCGCAGAGTCCCCAGAGTCCTTGTGGCGCATAGCCAAATGGGCACGAACTAGACAAAGCCAAACACCCACAGTCACACCAGCACTGACGGACCCTACAACCGCCGCGACAGCGATCACGCCTAATGAGAAGGCCGACCTTCTCAGGAAGGCCCTCTTCCCCAAACCACCGGAAGCTAGCCTGGAAGACATCGACAATGCGGCATACGATAGCCAGATTCTGTTACCAAAAATATCTGAGCAagaggtcgacgatgccatccGTACCGCAGCCTCCTTCAAGGCACCGGGACCTGATGGCATCGTAAACCGAGCTCTACAGATAGCCGCACCCTGGATTAGGACCCATTTAACCCGGATTTACAACCAAAGCCTGGCGCTTGGATACTGCCCACAACACTTCAGGAACTCCACGACCGTTGTTCTACGAAAACCAGGGAAGGATAACTATACAGTGCCGAAGGCCTACCGGCCCATAGCGCTGCTGAACACCATCGGAAAGATCATGGACGCCATCATAGCTACAAGATTGAGTTACCTGGCTGAAACATACCAACTTCTCCCTGCAACTCATATGGGGGGCAGGAAGCTGAGATCGACAGAACATGCCCTCCATTTTGTTATTGACAAAATTTACGAGGCCTGGAACCAACGTGGCAAAGTGGCGAGCCTACTTCTGCTGGACGTCTCCGGGGCCTTTGATAACGTCTCACACAAACGGTTGCTGCACAATTTGCGAAAGAGGCGGGTCGACGAGAGAACAGTCCGCTGGATCGCAAGCTTCttgagagagagacaaacAGAACTGTGCATCGACGGATTCCGCTCCGAACCGTATATACTCACGACAGGAGAGCCGCAAGGATCTCCACTCTCGCCAATCCTCTACCTGTTCTACAACGCAGACCTGTTGGACCGATGCAATCAAGCCGAGAACACGGCTGCGACgggcttcatcgacgacgttgctATATTGGCGTGGGCCGACACAACGGAAGAAACATGTGAGATGCTACAGACAGCACTTCAAAGAGCGGATGACTGGGCGTCAAGTCACGCGTCTATCTTCGCTCCAGACAAGTTTCAATTGACCCACTTCACGAGAGCAACGTCCAGAATCGACACGAGCAAGCCGGTGCAAACCAGGTGGGGCGAGATCAGGCCGAAACCAACATGTAAATACCTCGGATTAACAATGGACGCCTCACTGCGCTGGAAACAACACGTCGACGAAATAGAACGCAAAGTCTCAAACACGATTGCCGCGCTCACGAGCCTCGGGAATTCGGCCTGGGGAGTCAAGACCAGGGACATGCGTGTCATCTACCGAGGCGTAGCAGTACCACAGATGATGTATGCATGCTCAGCCTGGTCTAACGCAGGATGGGGCGGTAAGGGCTACACAAACAGGACCATAAAGAAACTGCAAAGTCTGCAAGGGAGGGCCGCTAGGGCCATAAGCGGCGCCTACAAGGCGACGTCACTACCTGCACTGGACGTCGAGATGCACCTTCTTCCAGTCGAAGAGCAGATTTGGAAACACAATGTCGAAGCTCTAGGACGCACAAATACTGGAGTGTGTCGGGTAGCCGATACAATGCAGACCTGTCGAAGAAAAGCTACGCCCAGAGAAGCAATCAGCCACGGCATACAAGCAAGGCATGGACCAGACATGGACAAACAGGAAAGGATCGAGCCGTTCGTtacgccgccatggtggcaAGGGCTGCGAGTCTACATTGAGGATACAGCAGAAAAGGCGCGCAAAATACATTTACACCTCATGAGAAGGGAGACAGCGGCTCTGCACATCTATACCGACGGTAGTGGCATCAACGGCAAGATCGGAGCCGCTGCGGTATGCCCAACAACGCAGCAAACACGTAGCTCATACATGGGAGACGAGGAGACCTCAACGGTAtacgcgggcgagctgcaaGGCATCTCGCTAGCACTGCAGATAGCACAGCAGGACAGAACGGCAGGTTACAGGCGAAGCAAAGTCCTCATCTACACAGACAACCAAGCAGCCATCCGGTCCTCAGCCAAGCCTAAGGGTAAGTCTGGGTCCTACTTGCTGAAACGCATTGCCACACAAACCATAGCACTACGAGAGCAAGGCCTGCCGGTCGAAATACGGTGGATCCCAGCGCACTCCGGGGTACAAGGCAACGAAGACGCAGACAAAGCGGCCAAAGAAGCCACTGGATGGCGCGAGAGGGGACCAGCGGGACCGCGCGCAGAGATGCCCGCAGATATCTACTCTCTTCATTCCACGTTGAAGACGTGGGCACACAAGGAAGCCAAAAGGACATGGGCGGCAaagtgggcggcggaggagcgagGTAGAACCTCGTACCGCTACACACCCAAGCCAACCAAAAAGGTCCTGCAGCTACACGACGGGTTGAGCAAGCGCCAGAGTGCGCTTCTCGTCCAGATGCGAACAGAGAAGATAGGGCTCAACGACTTTCTCTTCAACCGAAGAGTACCGGACGCCACGGACGCCAGCTGCCCATGCTGGGAAGGACGACAAACGGTATCGCATGTCCTGCTGCGATGCCGCAAGTATCGACAACTCCGGCACCAGGAACTAGGCCACCTTCCAGGACGACACGACCTCCGGGACATATTGAACGAGCGCAAAGCAGCCGCGAAGGCCATCAAGTTCATGGAACTGACGGAGATCCTTGGGCAATTCAGGATCGCGTCCCAAACCAGACAAAGCTGA
- a CDS encoding uncharacterized protein (EggNog:ENOG503PH53) — protein sequence MPPKGVPKQPSPWSNAELLENLTLALYETAKNAGGFSTAAKEGVEAFMKQQGHAITWEAIRCKRNCIAKDLPSFTPPPAPSTFKLHSPRSSYRISCAMGGRQVQRWNPTVHEDILIAIFQHVNLSTVNWSSIMNDMRGKGYTFTEGALRQHVQKLRKNRDMSALEGAAEDNGATPTKPAAANKRGGRGRKAVSKKNVREYSPVDDTEEKLQLKREASDDEDTLDVETPVKKQRIKREYMEEDNEGFGAELGEGYHAEAGEV from the exons ATGCCGCCCAAGGGAGTCCCCAAGCAGCCATCGCCGTGGAGCAACGCGGAGCTCCTCGAAAACCTCACCCTGGCTCTCTACGAGACGGCGAAGAACGCCGGCGGGTTCAGcacggccgccaaggagggcgtcgaggcgttTATGAAGCAGCAAGGCCACGCCATTACGTGGGAGGCGATCCG CTGCAAACGCAACTGCATCGCCAAAGACTTGCCATCTTtcactcctcctcccgccccgtCTACCTTCAAACTGCACTCACCGCGATCATCATATCGAATATCCTGCGCAATGGGTGGTCGCCAGGTCCAGAGGTGGAATCCTACGGTTCACGAGGATATCCTCATTGCGATTTTCCAGCACGTCAACCTCTCCACGGTGAATTGGTCCTCGATCATGAACGACATGCGCGGCAAGGGCTACACCTTCACCGAGGGTGCTCTGCG CCAGCACGTCCAGAAGCTTCGCAAGAACCGCGACATGTCCGCCCTCGAAGGCGCAGCTGAGGACAATGGCGCCACTCCGACCAAGCCAGCTGCTGCCAACAagcgcggcggtcgcggccgcAAGGCCGTCTCCAAGAAGAACGTCCGCGAGTAcagccccgtcgacgacacggagGAGAAGCTCCAGCTGAAGCGCGAGGCTtccgacgatgaggataCCCTTGACGTCGAGACGCCTGTCAAGAAGCAGCGCATCAAGCGGGAGTACAT GGAGGAAGACAACGAGGGTTTCGGTgcggagctcggcgagggctaccatgccgaggccggcgaggtctAA